The sequence TTTGGAAACAACAGGGATTACGAGTAATGTGAAGCGAATCATGGAAGAGAAAAAAATATCCATAGTAGCGCTTTCAAATGAAACAAAGTTGTCCACAAAAATTATTGAGCGAGCCAGAACAAGCCA is a genomic window of Desulfomicrobium baculatum DSM 4028 containing:
- a CDS encoding helix-turn-helix domain-containing protein translates to MSIYDIRLETTGITSNVKRIMEEKKISIVALSNETKLSTKIIERARTSQIKLCKLETLAIIAKGLNVKIVELFNE